From the Alloalcanivorax dieselolei B5 genome, one window contains:
- a CDS encoding sigma-70 family RNA polymerase sigma factor — translation MDGDTSEQAGFSKLYQDHHAWLVRWLLRRTRGADNAQDLAHDTFMRLLDRPALPHGIRNARAWLAKTASNLVVDQARRQILERNYLALLTALPEQEQPSPEDQWELLQLLERIDNLLDGLRPIEKKTFLMSRLDGLPYRKIAERLGISLSSVEKYMAKAMLKCYTAAYVERPDL, via the coding sequence GTGGATGGCGACACGTCTGAACAAGCGGGATTTTCCAAACTCTATCAAGACCACCATGCCTGGCTGGTCCGCTGGCTGCTGCGGCGCACCCGGGGCGCCGACAATGCCCAGGATCTCGCGCACGATACGTTCATGCGTCTGCTGGATCGTCCGGCACTCCCGCACGGCATCCGCAACGCCCGCGCCTGGCTGGCGAAAACCGCCAGCAACCTGGTCGTTGATCAGGCCCGGCGGCAGATACTGGAACGAAATTACCTGGCCCTGCTGACCGCCCTGCCCGAGCAGGAGCAACCGTCCCCCGAAGACCAGTGGGAATTGTTGCAATTACTGGAACGTATCGACAATCTGCTCGACGGCCTCAGGCCGATCGAGAAAAAAACCTTCCTGATGTCACGCCTCGACGGTCTGCCCTATCGTAAGATCGCCGAGCGGCTCGGCATCAGTCTGTCGTCGGTGGAGAAGTACATGGCGAAGGCCATGCTCAAATGCTACACCGCCGCCTATGTGGAGCGGCCGGATTTATGA
- a CDS encoding PKD domain-containing protein, whose translation MKPSLLRPGTLVVALLLTACGGGGGGGSDAPARPTANIDVLTPTQATFSLADGPVEVQLDGSNSSSPRSGTLSYQWQLVSQPAESGASLSGAAATTTSFNADLPGDYVASLVVDDGTIQSTPTRVTLVATSPYPVAITAPRHSVRLGTETLGLDGSASQPPTGQSGTLSYQWTLKQVPDGSAGFLTGAGQALATLNLDVAGDYLLQLVVSHDGVASEPADVVVTVSAGNAPPVAVAEDRTVNLGEEVVLDGGNSYDPDGAALQYRWVWSDAEPDGVPIPPLRGRTTDIVRFTPEAAGTYKLDFFVFDGTWKSEEREVTVTVERPEDGSINNPPIGDLEATGYFPSYSYNEQEVGLRANFTFIGYDPEGDPLQITNAELLEKPAGSTAELVDIGAWEPLGKKIQKLDKVGLYRVRMTVSDGVNSITREATMEAKIGNVNGRPATGGVTAQAQSVLVGNALIFDASSSDPNLDPLTFEWELADRPDGSQAVVEAVLEPESQEYRRARVLTDVPGPYTVRVVARDDRGLTGASPAEASGIAKLANNPPEIRRVIWKRNWGSLAPGESFYQLLPCMSLHFSPLVVDANGDKIYTHEEMLSAPEGGDFTSDPGEADCPNTRGAVFTKPGTYVFRYLASDGIEDAAPYDFNVDIEPMENARGVLLKSWSEGDALLHPLPYENIPPYGYGTTLHLRPVLEPRRIVWSIDAVDGDYTVVDVAASHINGGLESLTPWFEGVREGQVIKQGETLNFSTWMPPVPCIRTDDLAEGFHFSFRIKEIPQATFVYENWVEASRGVLSQWTDCEPGQME comes from the coding sequence ATGAAACCCTCTCTGCTCCGACCCGGCACGCTGGTCGTGGCACTTCTGCTGACCGCCTGTGGAGGCGGCGGCGGAGGTGGCAGCGACGCCCCGGCCCGCCCCACCGCCAATATTGATGTGCTGACCCCGACGCAAGCCACCTTCTCGCTGGCCGACGGCCCCGTGGAAGTGCAACTGGACGGCAGCAACAGCAGCAGCCCCAGAAGCGGCACGCTCAGCTACCAGTGGCAACTGGTCTCACAACCCGCCGAGAGCGGCGCCAGTCTCAGCGGCGCCGCCGCCACGACCACCTCCTTCAACGCCGATCTTCCCGGTGACTACGTCGCCAGCCTGGTGGTCGATGATGGCACCATCCAGAGCACCCCGACCCGCGTCACCCTGGTCGCCACCAGCCCCTACCCGGTGGCGATCACCGCACCCCGGCACAGCGTGCGGCTCGGCACCGAAACCCTGGGACTGGACGGCAGCGCCAGCCAGCCGCCGACCGGACAAAGCGGCACACTGTCCTACCAATGGACGCTGAAACAGGTCCCCGATGGCAGTGCCGGTTTTCTCACCGGCGCCGGCCAGGCCCTGGCCACCCTGAATCTGGACGTCGCCGGCGACTACTTGCTGCAACTGGTGGTCAGCCATGACGGCGTCGCCAGCGAACCGGCCGATGTGGTGGTCACGGTGTCGGCGGGTAACGCACCGCCGGTGGCGGTGGCCGAGGATCGCACCGTGAACCTGGGCGAGGAGGTGGTGCTCGATGGCGGTAACAGCTACGACCCAGACGGCGCCGCCCTGCAGTACCGGTGGGTCTGGTCGGACGCCGAGCCCGACGGTGTACCGATCCCGCCGTTGCGGGGCCGCACCACCGACATCGTGCGCTTCACTCCGGAAGCCGCTGGCACTTACAAACTGGACTTCTTTGTTTTCGACGGCACCTGGAAGAGCGAGGAACGGGAAGTCACCGTCACCGTGGAAAGACCGGAGGACGGCAGCATCAATAACCCGCCGATCGGCGACCTCGAAGCCACCGGTTATTTCCCTTCCTACAGCTACAACGAACAGGAAGTGGGTCTGCGCGCCAATTTCACCTTCATCGGTTATGACCCGGAAGGCGATCCGCTACAGATCACCAACGCCGAACTACTGGAAAAACCCGCCGGCAGCACCGCCGAGCTGGTGGACATCGGCGCCTGGGAACCGCTCGGTAAAAAAATCCAGAAGCTGGACAAAGTCGGCCTTTATCGCGTGCGCATGACGGTTTCCGATGGCGTCAACAGCATCACCCGTGAAGCCACCATGGAAGCGAAAATCGGTAACGTCAACGGCCGTCCGGCCACCGGCGGCGTCACCGCCCAGGCACAATCCGTGCTGGTCGGCAACGCGCTGATCTTCGACGCCAGCAGCAGTGATCCGAACCTGGATCCGCTCACCTTCGAATGGGAACTGGCGGACCGGCCGGACGGCAGCCAGGCGGTGGTGGAAGCGGTGCTGGAGCCGGAAAGTCAGGAGTATCGTCGCGCCCGGGTACTCACTGATGTGCCCGGCCCCTATACCGTTCGCGTGGTGGCCCGCGATGATCGCGGCTTGACCGGTGCCAGCCCGGCCGAGGCCAGCGGTATCGCCAAACTGGCCAACAATCCGCCGGAAATCCGCCGCGTCATTTGGAAACGGAACTGGGGCAGCTTGGCACCAGGAGAAAGTTTCTATCAGTTGCTGCCTTGCATGTCCCTGCATTTTTCACCGCTGGTGGTCGATGCCAACGGCGACAAGATCTACACCCACGAGGAAATGCTCAGCGCACCGGAAGGCGGCGACTTCACCAGCGATCCCGGTGAAGCCGACTGCCCGAATACCCGTGGGGCCGTTTTCACCAAACCCGGGACCTATGTGTTCCGTTACCTCGCCAGCGACGGCATCGAGGACGCCGCGCCCTATGATTTCAACGTCGATATCGAGCCGATGGAAAACGCCCGAGGGGTTCTGCTGAAGAGCTGGAGCGAAGGAGACGCGCTATTGCATCCGTTGCCTTACGAGAACATCCCGCCTTACGGCTACGGCACGACCCTCCATCTGCGTCCGGTTCTGGAACCCAGGAGGATAGTCTGGTCCATTGACGCGGTGGACGGTGACTACACCGTGGTGGATGTGGCGGCCAGCCATATCAACGGCGGCCTGGAGAGTCTCACTCCCTGGTTCGAGGGAGTGCGAGAAGGTCAGGTAATCAAACAGGGCGAGACCTTGAACTTCAGCACCTGGATGCCACCGGTCCCTTGCATCCGCACCGACGATCTGGCGGAAGGCTTCCATTTCTCCTTCCGGATCAAGGAAATCCCCCAGGCCACCTTCGTCTACGAAAACTGGGTGGAAGCTTCCCGGGGCGTTCTCAGTCAGTGGACCGACTGCGAACCGGGACAGATGGAGTAA
- a CDS encoding TonB-dependent receptor, whose amino-acid sequence MMQLLTRCLLLTSIAAALPMPVLAQSVPVSGVEAGDRNRHPFNIPAQSLASAINAFSRQSGWQISVASELASQRRSRDVSGNLSPEQALTRLLDGTDLIWRSTGHNAAVIYSAPTGDALVLEPIQVQGSTRLSDTPYRTAGSANVITRDNIERFRGTSVGDIFRGTPGVLVSENRNSGGLDVNIRGMQGQGRVPVLIDGSRQETTVYRGYSGVSSRSYIDPDLIGSIRIDKGPVMTAEGTGATGGVVSVSTLNADDVVRPGEVSGIRLRGSLIGNNSTAPAAGTHAGYYLPRNSYRSDCRFPTYCEDRYLMPDRFAPEHGMDRPGLLDFRGHSASLAMARRFEWGDLVAAYAERDQGNYYAGKHGPTPYIVVGEPEKLPWYTETPVSREGVSPFRAGERIPNTQYSSESVLLKGRFFLPREQSVELSYLRYDSAFGEMMPSQIRSFGQARQWLDSEVLNQTYALRYHWQPVAHDWADLRLHLWHTDTVSHLNTPAVGSVDIADNTPRTDDYQRYGADLSNSMRFYPFGTLQLDYGVSAQWEDMDTDTPEATGFYDGSRSGKRDEFSAFTSVRWQPWPAWTLEAGTRYTRFKSKDNNPLPLTPNDPACVPDGDGGCTPVHYRNHHSGSAPIASLTWEPVKGLQLYARHAEALRMPSLFESTSGWSVSPALDIPLKPEHAINREFGLNYLKDGLFAANDKLRFKVAYFRNHVDDYLTRTQPNAWETGNGLDFFRLRNIDSADFHGWEVNLAYDAGAWFAELSGTRYSHIEVCNVGSYVRYYCSDWGLPQSYINNMIPPKWHASTTLGVRLLQRRLELGARGTFMGQRNRIPRYNAPTGFNPPVLWHHYNLLDVFVHYRHNETLSVDLTVDNVTDRYYLDALSLGLVPAPGRTARLGFTLQF is encoded by the coding sequence ATGATGCAGCTGCTGACACGCTGCCTGCTGCTTACCAGTATTGCCGCCGCCCTGCCAATGCCGGTCCTGGCGCAATCGGTGCCGGTTTCCGGCGTCGAAGCCGGCGACCGGAATCGGCATCCGTTCAATATTCCGGCGCAATCCCTGGCTTCCGCCATCAATGCGTTTTCACGCCAATCCGGCTGGCAGATTTCGGTGGCGTCCGAACTCGCCAGCCAGCGCCGGTCGCGCGACGTCAGCGGAAATCTTTCGCCCGAACAGGCGCTGACCCGGCTGCTGGATGGCACCGATCTGATCTGGCGCAGCACCGGCCACAACGCCGCTGTGATCTACTCCGCCCCCACCGGCGATGCTCTGGTACTGGAGCCGATCCAGGTCCAGGGCAGCACCCGTCTCAGCGATACGCCCTATCGGACCGCCGGCTCCGCCAATGTGATCACGCGCGATAACATCGAGCGTTTTCGCGGCACCTCGGTGGGTGATATTTTTCGTGGCACGCCCGGGGTTCTGGTCAGTGAGAACCGCAATTCCGGCGGCCTCGATGTCAATATCCGTGGTATGCAGGGACAAGGCCGGGTACCGGTGCTGATTGATGGCAGCCGCCAGGAAACCACTGTGTATCGTGGCTATTCCGGCGTCTCCAGCCGCAGCTACATAGACCCGGATCTGATCGGCAGTATTCGTATCGACAAAGGCCCGGTGATGACCGCCGAAGGCACCGGCGCCACCGGCGGCGTGGTTAGTGTCAGCACGCTGAACGCGGACGACGTCGTCCGCCCAGGCGAAGTCAGCGGGATCCGCCTGCGCGGCAGCCTGATCGGCAACAATTCCACGGCGCCGGCCGCCGGCACCCATGCCGGTTACTATCTGCCGCGTAACAGCTACCGCTCCGATTGCCGCTTCCCCACCTACTGCGAAGACCGCTACCTGATGCCGGACCGCTTCGCGCCGGAGCACGGCATGGACCGTCCCGGCCTGCTGGATTTCCGTGGCCATTCCGCCAGTCTGGCGATGGCACGACGGTTCGAATGGGGGGACCTGGTGGCCGCCTACGCCGAGCGCGATCAGGGCAATTACTACGCCGGCAAACACGGACCGACCCCTTACATCGTCGTGGGCGAACCGGAGAAGTTACCCTGGTACACCGAGACGCCGGTGAGCCGCGAGGGCGTTTCCCCGTTCCGTGCCGGTGAACGGATCCCGAACACGCAATACAGCAGCGAATCGGTACTGCTCAAGGGCCGCTTCTTTTTACCCCGGGAGCAAAGCGTGGAGCTGAGTTATCTGCGCTACGACAGTGCCTTCGGCGAGATGATGCCGTCGCAGATCCGCTCCTTCGGTCAGGCCCGGCAATGGCTGGACAGCGAAGTACTCAATCAGACTTACGCCCTGCGGTACCACTGGCAGCCGGTGGCGCACGACTGGGCCGATCTGCGCCTGCATCTGTGGCATACCGATACCGTCTCCCACCTGAATACGCCGGCGGTAGGCTCCGTGGATATCGCCGACAACACCCCGCGCACGGACGACTATCAGCGCTACGGTGCCGATCTGAGCAACAGCATGCGGTTCTATCCGTTCGGTACCTTGCAACTGGATTACGGAGTGTCCGCGCAATGGGAGGACATGGACACCGATACCCCCGAAGCCACCGGTTTCTACGACGGCTCCCGCAGCGGCAAACGGGATGAATTCAGCGCCTTCACTTCGGTGCGATGGCAACCCTGGCCGGCTTGGACGCTGGAAGCCGGAACCCGTTATACCCGCTTCAAATCCAAGGACAACAACCCCTTGCCGCTAACGCCGAACGATCCCGCCTGTGTACCGGACGGCGATGGCGGCTGCACGCCGGTTCACTATCGCAATCACCATTCCGGCAGCGCGCCGATCGCCAGTCTCACCTGGGAGCCGGTAAAAGGTCTGCAGCTTTACGCCCGCCACGCGGAAGCGCTGCGCATGCCCAGTCTGTTCGAAAGCACGTCCGGCTGGTCGGTGAGTCCGGCGCTGGATATTCCGCTGAAACCGGAGCACGCCATCAACCGCGAGTTCGGACTCAACTATCTGAAAGACGGCCTGTTCGCCGCCAACGACAAGCTGCGTTTCAAAGTCGCGTACTTTCGCAACCATGTGGACGACTACCTGACCCGGACTCAGCCCAACGCCTGGGAAACCGGTAACGGCCTGGACTTTTTCCGCCTGCGCAATATCGACAGTGCCGACTTCCACGGTTGGGAGGTCAATCTCGCCTACGATGCCGGCGCCTGGTTCGCCGAATTGAGCGGCACCCGTTACAGCCATATCGAAGTGTGCAATGTCGGCAGCTATGTGCGCTATTACTGCAGCGACTGGGGGCTACCGCAAAGCTATATCAACAACATGATCCCGCCCAAGTGGCACGCCAGCACCACGCTCGGAGTACGGCTGCTGCAACGGCGGCTGGAGCTCGGCGCGCGCGGCACTTTCATGGGCCAGCGCAACCGCATCCCGCGCTACAACGCCCCCACCGGCTTCAACCCGCCGGTGCTCTGGCACCACTACAACCTGCTCGATGTGTTTGTTCACTACCGGCACAACGAAACGCTGTCGGTGGATCTGACCGTCGACAACGTCACCGACCGCTATTACCTGGACGCGCTGAGTTTGGGCCTGGTGCCGGCGCCCGGCCGCACCGCCCGCCTCGGTTTCACCCTTCAATTCTGA
- a CDS encoding FecR family protein: MTSEPPRTDRERHISEAMDWLLRLQDDPDNSDLQQRHRHWLDTSPDHGDAWKQARRTWQLLRAAPETSVEAAPASRPASRRRRLPLRIAALAVAACLLLAVAPSAILHWRADHITGTAANQTITLTDGSTVYLGADSALSTDFDAATRDLTLLRGEAFFDVTPDPGRPFVVHARDLDVTVVGTRFNVAIGGLSDTVSVASGKVKLEQARSSAPRLLGQLQPGEQMSLFHDGTVERSTVAIEDVASWRDNRLFVHDATVADVAATLQRYHQGHILLTDEALARKRVTGAYDLSVPDQALDNLIAAHQGRLLSLSPLLRIVTH, from the coding sequence ATGACATCGGAGCCACCGCGCACGGACCGGGAGCGGCACATCAGCGAGGCGATGGACTGGCTGTTGCGGCTTCAGGACGACCCCGACAATAGCGATCTGCAGCAACGGCATCGTCACTGGCTGGACACCAGCCCGGACCATGGCGACGCCTGGAAGCAGGCACGGCGCACCTGGCAACTGCTGCGGGCGGCGCCAGAGACCAGCGTGGAAGCAGCGCCGGCGTCCAGGCCCGCTTCGCGGCGGCGACGTTTACCGCTGCGTATCGCCGCGCTGGCCGTGGCCGCTTGTCTGCTGCTCGCGGTGGCGCCTTCGGCGATTCTGCATTGGCGGGCCGACCACATCACCGGTACCGCGGCCAACCAGACCATCACTCTGACCGACGGCAGCACCGTTTATCTCGGCGCGGACAGCGCCCTGAGCACCGACTTCGACGCCGCCACCCGTGATCTGACCTTGCTGCGCGGAGAAGCCTTCTTCGATGTTACCCCCGACCCCGGGCGTCCCTTCGTGGTCCATGCGCGGGATCTTGATGTCACGGTTGTGGGTACCCGTTTCAACGTCGCCATCGGCGGCCTGTCGGACACCGTCAGTGTGGCCAGCGGCAAAGTAAAGCTGGAACAGGCCCGCTCATCGGCGCCGCGTTTGCTCGGCCAGTTGCAGCCCGGTGAGCAAATGTCCCTGTTTCATGACGGCACCGTGGAACGGTCGACCGTGGCCATCGAGGACGTGGCCAGCTGGCGCGACAACCGGCTGTTCGTGCACGACGCCACCGTCGCCGACGTGGCGGCCACGTTACAGCGCTACCATCAGGGCCATATTCTTCTGACCGATGAGGCCCTCGCCCGAAAACGTGTCACCGGCGCCTATGACCTTTCCGTCCCTGATCAGGCTCTGGATAATCTGATCGCCGCCCATCAAGGTCGCCTGCTGTCCTTGTCACCGTTGTTGCGGATCGTCACCCATTAG
- a CDS encoding sigma-70 family RNA polymerase sigma factor: protein MHGDNDKLKVYLEHRAALINYATPLTGSRATAEEVVQDAWLRFASASTPRQPAQYLYRIVRNLATDLTRRLSLENRYHHNDDDEPAHAWMAPGPLPEPERSLLNTQQLDEVRKALEALPETTRKALEMHRLGEARLHDIARTLNVSTSTAQRLVHQGLVRIALHLDRANRSASDDTTDDD, encoded by the coding sequence ATGCATGGCGACAACGACAAACTCAAGGTCTACCTGGAGCATCGCGCGGCCTTGATCAACTACGCCACACCGCTCACCGGCAGCCGGGCCACCGCCGAGGAAGTGGTGCAGGATGCCTGGCTGCGATTCGCCAGCGCCTCCACTCCCCGGCAACCAGCACAATACCTCTATCGTATCGTCCGTAATCTGGCCACCGATCTGACCCGTCGGCTGAGCCTGGAAAACCGCTATCACCACAACGATGACGACGAGCCCGCGCACGCCTGGATGGCGCCAGGCCCCCTGCCCGAGCCGGAACGCAGCCTGCTCAACACGCAACAACTCGATGAAGTGCGCAAGGCTCTGGAGGCGCTCCCCGAAACCACTCGCAAGGCACTGGAGATGCATCGCCTGGGCGAGGCCCGGTTGCACGATATCGCCAGGACACTGAATGTCTCTACCTCCACGGCACAGCGTCTGGTGCACCAGGGGCTGGTCAGGATCGCGCTTCATCTCGACCGGGCCAACCGGTCCGCCAGCGACGACACCACCGATGATGATTAA
- a CDS encoding hotdog fold domain-containing protein: MNESIHPTLVLYNKLSDLPMGKILFTRGVCFKAPYFATIRPLITGLRPGYGEVKIRKRRSVQNHLGTVHAIAMCNMAELASGTMTEISVPATHRWIPKGMEVEYLKKAETDLIAVARAELPGQWPDSGDFSTRVEVQNIHGEVVARMVITMWVSVKKKQTA; encoded by the coding sequence ATGAATGAAAGCATCCACCCGACTCTGGTCCTCTATAACAAGCTGAGTGATCTGCCCATGGGCAAGATCCTGTTCACCCGGGGGGTCTGCTTCAAGGCACCCTACTTCGCTACCATTCGGCCTTTGATCACCGGGCTGCGGCCAGGATATGGGGAGGTGAAAATCAGGAAGCGCCGCTCGGTCCAGAACCACTTGGGGACCGTCCACGCCATCGCCATGTGCAACATGGCGGAACTGGCCAGCGGCACCATGACCGAGATCAGCGTACCCGCCACCCACCGCTGGATTCCCAAGGGGATGGAGGTGGAGTACCTGAAAAAGGCGGAAACCGATCTGATCGCCGTGGCCCGGGCCGAGCTTCCCGGGCAGTGGCCGGATTCAGGCGATTTCAGCACCCGGGTGGAGGTTCAAAATATCCATGGTGAGGTTGTGGCGCGGATGGTGATTACCATGTGGGTGTCGGTCAAGAAAAAGCAAACGGCCTGA
- a CDS encoding TetR/AcrR family transcriptional regulator has product MESAFERVEPGARRANKRHILNCALECFDEQGLEATTIDTIRRRSQSSIGTIYHHFGNKEGLVAAIFLAALDDQLAQIEPAMQEAGNPRGAIAALVTTYMAWVTEQPKLARFMFQARALVAAGGFKSELDARNKRRFGSLLTYLVEGVEKGDIRALPRETYASLLIGQSENYCRAWLSGRVKGAPVEHAEVFAEAAWRAVST; this is encoded by the coding sequence ATGGAATCGGCATTTGAACGGGTTGAGCCCGGTGCTCGCAGAGCCAACAAGCGGCATATTCTTAATTGCGCACTCGAATGCTTTGACGAACAGGGCCTGGAAGCGACCACCATCGATACCATCCGTCGGCGTTCGCAGAGCAGCATTGGCACCATCTATCACCATTTCGGCAACAAGGAAGGCCTGGTGGCGGCGATCTTCCTGGCCGCACTGGACGACCAACTGGCGCAGATCGAACCGGCAATGCAAGAGGCCGGGAACCCCCGGGGGGCCATAGCGGCGCTGGTTACCACCTATATGGCCTGGGTTACCGAGCAGCCCAAGCTTGCCCGTTTCATGTTCCAGGCGCGCGCTCTGGTGGCGGCCGGTGGCTTCAAGAGCGAGCTGGACGCCCGCAATAAGCGGCGTTTTGGCAGCTTGCTGACTTACCTGGTCGAGGGGGTGGAAAAGGGGGACATTCGGGCCTTACCGAGGGAAACCTATGCCTCTCTGTTGATCGGCCAGTCCGAAAACTATTGCCGGGCCTGGCTGTCCGGGCGAGTCAAGGGGGCGCCGGTGGAGCACGCAGAGGTGTTTGCCGAAGCGGCCTGGCGGGCGGTGTCGACCTGA
- a CDS encoding biliverdin-producing heme oxygenase produces MSNALLSTFLKDGTSQEHERLDRRIMTLAPFADRERYTLFVRTQTRLQRVASPLYQSERLARWLPGLAARDRLSAALSDCADLGVSVGALEDDRRAAEGVGAGDDYAALGWLYTVEGSNLGAAFLLKHAKSELGLSETFGARHLAGHDDGRGLHWRRFKEVLDALMLSHDERRQALQGALDAFGFAREGVEVLLAGAVVDVQ; encoded by the coding sequence ATGTCCAACGCCCTCTTATCCACCTTCCTCAAAGACGGTACTAGCCAGGAGCATGAACGGCTCGACAGACGCATCATGACGCTGGCGCCGTTCGCGGACCGTGAGCGCTACACGCTGTTCGTGCGCACCCAGACCCGGCTGCAGCGGGTCGCCTCTCCGCTATATCAATCGGAACGCCTGGCCCGGTGGCTGCCCGGCCTCGCCGCGCGTGACCGGCTGTCGGCGGCGCTGTCCGATTGCGCGGACCTGGGCGTTTCGGTGGGAGCGCTGGAAGACGACAGGCGCGCCGCCGAAGGGGTCGGTGCCGGCGATGATTACGCCGCTCTTGGCTGGCTTTATACCGTGGAGGGTTCCAACCTGGGCGCCGCTTTCCTGCTCAAACACGCAAAAAGCGAGCTGGGGTTGTCCGAGACGTTCGGTGCCCGTCACCTGGCCGGCCATGACGACGGCCGCGGACTGCACTGGCGCCGGTTCAAGGAGGTCCTGGATGCGCTGATGCTTTCCCACGATGAGCGGCGACAGGCGCTGCAAGGCGCGCTCGACGCCTTCGGCTTTGCCCGCGAAGGCGTCGAGGTGCTGCTGGCCGGTGCCGTGGTGGACGTGCAGTGA
- the exbB gene encoding tonB-system energizer ExbB, whose protein sequence is MNTKVLFVAAFCIAGLLGVGQVHAQEDARPAVPPETAASEAPLLESTEEETAAGETPDAAAPAVESVTETHNDGPVLPHDLSPWGMYQAADPIVKAVMISLLLASLLTWTVWVFKLAQLFRARRRAGRVLAALVEAPDFAGGARHAATRKGDGATLVRAAEHELVLSSGGPVTDEGLKERVAARLDRVQVAAGSHMNKGTGILATIGAVAPFVGLFGTVWGIMNSFIGIARTQTTNLAVVAPGIAEALLATGIGLVAAIPAVIIYNHFARSITRYRALLGDITTALMTLISRDLDRHHPQARALAAADKEAVPGVVPLQRSGG, encoded by the coding sequence ATGAACACCAAGGTCCTTTTCGTCGCTGCCTTTTGCATCGCCGGTTTGCTGGGTGTCGGGCAGGTCCATGCGCAGGAAGACGCGCGGCCGGCGGTGCCGCCGGAAACCGCTGCCTCGGAGGCGCCGCTCCTGGAATCCACTGAGGAGGAGACCGCGGCTGGCGAGACTCCGGATGCCGCCGCGCCGGCCGTGGAGTCGGTGACGGAAACCCATAATGATGGGCCGGTGCTGCCCCATGATTTGTCGCCGTGGGGCATGTATCAGGCCGCTGACCCGATCGTCAAAGCGGTGATGATCAGTTTGCTGCTGGCGTCCCTGCTGACATGGACGGTCTGGGTTTTCAAACTGGCGCAACTGTTTCGCGCGCGCCGGCGCGCCGGCCGGGTGCTGGCGGCCCTGGTGGAGGCACCGGATTTTGCCGGCGGTGCCCGCCATGCGGCTACCCGTAAGGGCGATGGCGCGACCCTGGTGCGCGCCGCCGAACACGAACTGGTGCTGTCCTCGGGCGGGCCGGTCACCGACGAGGGGCTCAAGGAACGGGTGGCGGCGCGGCTCGACCGAGTGCAGGTGGCCGCCGGCTCTCACATGAACAAGGGTACCGGTATCCTGGCGACCATTGGCGCGGTGGCGCCGTTCGTCGGCTTGTTCGGCACGGTATGGGGCATCATGAACAGTTTCATCGGCATCGCCCGCACCCAGACCACCAACCTGGCGGTGGTGGCGCCGGGCATCGCCGAGGCGCTCCTGGCCACCGGCATCGGGCTGGTGGCGGCGATCCCCGCGGTGATCATCTACAACCATTTCGCTCGCTCCATCACCCGCTACCGCGCCCTGCTGGGCGATATCACCACTGCTCTGATGACGCTGATCAGCCGGGATCTGGATCGCCACCATCCCCAGGCCCGCGCGTTGGCGGCGGCCGATAAGGAGGCCGTGCCGGGCGTGGTGCCGTTGCAGCGGAGCGGCGGCTGA
- the exbD gene encoding TonB system transport protein ExbD, whose product MAFKPQGDDASELPDNHDINVTPFIDVMLVLLIIFMVAAPLATVSVPVDLPAAVAEPRPAEPKPLYLSVQSDLTLTLGQDQVVTLETLIPALRDALPDQEQRILLRADKSVPYGELMRVMNRLSEAGYLKIALIGADKPADSRP is encoded by the coding sequence ATGGCTTTCAAACCGCAGGGCGACGACGCTTCCGAATTGCCGGACAACCATGACATCAACGTCACGCCGTTCATCGATGTGATGCTGGTGTTGTTGATCATCTTCATGGTGGCGGCGCCGCTGGCCACGGTCAGCGTACCGGTGGATCTGCCGGCGGCGGTGGCCGAGCCGCGCCCGGCGGAGCCGAAACCGCTTTACCTCAGTGTGCAATCCGATCTCACGCTGACCCTGGGGCAGGATCAGGTGGTGACGCTGGAGACCCTGATCCCGGCCTTGCGGGATGCGCTGCCGGATCAGGAGCAGCGCATTCTGCTGCGCGCCGACAAAAGCGTGCCCTATGGTGAGTTGATGCGGGTGATGAACCGGCTCAGCGAAGCTGGATACCTGAAAATCGCCCTGATCGGCGCGGACAAGCCGGCGGATTCCAGGCCATGA